From the genome of Calditrichota bacterium:
CGTCGGCGTGTCCGAAAGCGACGCCTTTGCCAGCCCCCCGGCGGCGCGATAGAGATGATACGCGGCTCGCTGGCTGTTGGCATCCAAAGCCGCGACCTCCACCGCCAGTTGTCGCGCGGCCGGCGAGAGGTCCGGACTCTTCGGTGCCTCCCGACAAGCCGTCCCAAAACCGGTCAGAACGATCAGGCTAATGGACACGATAAGACTATGTTTTACGATATTATAGATAGTCTTATAAAGAGCCTTCAAAGGGCTTCCTATATAGGGAACAAATGAACACATTAACAAGATAACACCCGACTTTCCGCAATGCAAGCGACTCCGCCCGAGATGATCTCCGCAAGGTCGCCAATGCTCCCGAAAGCATCGCATCCCCCCAAGGCGCTTGTCAAGCGCATTTGTCATCGCTAACTTGAGTGACGGCGTCCCTTAACCTCCCGTTTCTTCCTTGAATTATCGTCCGTCCGACCAGACTCCATCCCAACCTGTTAGCGTCGAGGTCATCGGTGACCGGCGCGAATGGGAAACCTTCCTCGCCGAAGCACGGGGACGCACTCTCTTCCACTCCCTGAGATTCCTCGACTACCATCCGCAAGGCCGGTTCGAGGAGCATCACGTTGTCATCCGGCGCAAAGGGAATATCGCCGCGTTGATGCCGGGCGTGATCCGGCACGAAGTGGCTGGGCCGGTTTGGGTATCGCATCCAGGCGCCTCCTATGGCGGGCCAGTCTGGGCGCAGGAACTTCGGTATGACCACCTTGAGGACGTCATCGCATCGCTCATCGACTATGCCCGGGAGGCTGGCTTGAACGCGATTCGTATAACGCCTCCACCGATCATCTACGATGAAGAAGCCGGCCAGATGCTCGATTTCGCTCTCCAGCGGAACCGGTTCGCAGTGATCCGCACCGAACTGACTCAGGCCGTGCCGCTCGACAAACCGCCGGACGCGATGTTCGACTCCTTCGTTAACAAGACCCGCAACGCCTTTCGCCGGGCCGAGCAGCACGGTCTTCGGTTCCGCCTCATCGAAGAGCCAACGACAGAGGAGTTTGAACGCTTCTACGAGATCCTCGAGGAGAATCGCCGCGGACTGGGAGTTGTCCCGACGCACAGCCGCGAGGAAGTCGAACGCCTGCACCAATTGATTCCCGGGCAGTTGATGATGGCGGTCGTCGAACATAAGGGCCGGATGATAGCCTGCATCTGGAACTTCATCTGCAACGACCAGGTGGTGCTCGAGTTCTATATGGCGCACGAAGCGCCGTCGGTACAACTGAAACCAGTGCCGTTTCTCACCTGGCACAGTCTGCTCTGGGCTCGCGAGCGCGGCTTCAAGTGGATGGATTTCGGTATATCCTCGATTTGGGGCGACCCGACGACAGGCCTGCTGCGTTTCAAAGAGAACTTTGGAGCGCGTCACTTCCTCCGGCAGACCTGGGAGTTGAGAATGAAGAGTGAAGAATAAGAATGCAGAGTGAGGAACAGCCCGTAGATGAATCGCGGAGGAGCAGGAATTATAATAACCTGCTGATCCTGTTCGGGATTGCCTTTGTGCTGCGCGTCGGCATCATTCTTACGACGCCGCTCTATCCTGCCGAAGGCATCGTGCCCGGCTATAACGACGAGCCGCTTCACCTCAATTATATCCGGCATATCACCGAAGCCGGCACCTGGCCGGTCTATCAACCGTCGCTTGGTGGAACCGGCAATCGTACTGCCGAGTTCCTTCAACCTCCGCTCTACTACCTTCTGTCAGCACCTGTTTGGCATTGGGGTGAGGCAATTGTCTCCGGCAAGGGACTCTATGCCGTTCGCATTCTCTCTGCGCTGCTGGGACTGGCAGCCGGTATTGCGGCTATGCGGCTGGCATCACTTACCATTGGCCCGGCAATCGCATCCAGTGCTGCTGTCTTTCTGCTCTATTTCCCGGCTGCATTGTACTTTACATCTCTGGTGACGAACGACGCGCTGCTGCTTCTGCTGGTGCTGATGTCGCTTGTCGCCATTGCCGAAGCGAGGAAGATATCCGAAATGGACGACCTGCCCCGCCATCTTATTCTGTCGGCCAAGGTTGGAGCGCTCCTGGGCTTATCGTGTTGGGCAAAGTTGTCGGGTCTGCTGTTAATACCGCTGGCGCTTGCGTCGGCTCCCGTCGGATTTAGCCGAAAGCAGGCTTGGGCGGTGCGAGCGACGGCGCTGGCAACAGCCATCGCATTGGTGATACCGCTATTGACCTGGAATTACACCCATTACGGCCATCTGGTGCCTTTGGCGGGAGGCTATGGTCCGACTGATGTAACTTCCTTCAACCGCGGCGCCCTCTTTCACCCTTGGGCGGCAGCGAAGCATCTCTTCCATTCGGCGGCAGTTCCCAACCAGGCGCTTTGGGGAGGATTTCCTGAAGTATCAGCCTCCGCCATCTTCACGTTGGCGCTGCTTGTGTTCTTGGGAAGAGGTCTGGTGACGATCCTGCGTAGCGGGCGAGATCGATGGTGGCTCCTGGCGCTACTAACTTTGACTCTGGTCGGCTTCGCGGTCCATTCGATCCGCTTTTTTCAGGTTGAGTTCAGACTGCTGATTCCGGCATTTGGCTCGCTCGCCATTCTGATGATGTTAGGATGGGGCCGGCTCCGACCAGGAGACTGGCTGCTCGCGTTACTCCTGACTCTACCTTGGATTATTTCGATGATTTATTGATGGGCGATTGCAGCATTCGTCGTAGCGTCGCCATCCTGGTGGCATTCTGCCAGCAAGATTCTAGCGCACCGTGTCATCATTGACTTACCCCTGCTTTGTCTGCAGGTGTCCACAAAGAGTGTCAATTTAAGGACTATTGATAAGCAATAATAATAAATTGTACTATCTTAGCGATCTGTTGACAGTGTGATGGCTGTTCAAGTCCCCGAAGGCGTAGCCGAAGGGGACTTGAACAGCGCCCTTGGTCACAGGACGCTCCGTGGATAGATTGTCTTGTCTACTAAA
Proteins encoded in this window:
- a CDS encoding GNAT family N-acetyltransferase translates to MNYRPSDQTPSQPVSVEVIGDRREWETFLAEARGRTLFHSLRFLDYHPQGRFEEHHVVIRRKGNIAALMPGVIRHEVAGPVWVSHPGASYGGPVWAQELRYDHLEDVIASLIDYAREAGLNAIRITPPPIIYDEEAGQMLDFALQRNRFAVIRTELTQAVPLDKPPDAMFDSFVNKTRNAFRRAEQHGLRFRLIEEPTTEEFERFYEILEENRRGLGVVPTHSREEVERLHQLIPGQLMMAVVEHKGRMIACIWNFICNDQVVLEFYMAHEAPSVQLKPVPFLTWHSLLWARERGFKWMDFGISSIWGDPTTGLLRFKENFGARHFLRQTWELRMKSEE